In the Chitinophagales bacterium genome, one interval contains:
- a CDS encoding toxin-antitoxin system YwqK family antitoxin, translating into MRKLLLAIVVFFPSFLFAQEDEGNTVTGYDTVAVHDPDAYNIVDMKIYYMPSQRLYRAGKLLNGKKQGIWRTYNEFGLLERVEEYNLDFYDGMILIFDETGTVSKEQYIRNGALEGLMHDFYLGGNLKSEENYVKGLLDGWRRVYTPEGALQEEGMWRAGRRDSINRWYYAEGNPYVEYTYDNGVISGVSRQFYENGKIKSQGEYSNNIENGPWKDFYESGTVSAEGMYKAGKKTGTWKMYDEAGKLLKTQTWDNGVMLKEAPAKK; encoded by the coding sequence ATGAGAAAGCTGCTTCTTGCAATTGTTGTTTTCTTTCCTTCCTTCCTTTTCGCACAGGAAGATGAAGGTAATACGGTAACCGGTTACGATACCGTGGCCGTTCATGATCCGGATGCTTATAACATCGTGGATATGAAAATTTATTATATGCCTTCGCAGCGGTTGTACCGCGCCGGCAAGTTGCTGAACGGAAAGAAGCAGGGCATCTGGCGCACGTACAATGAATTCGGCCTGCTCGAAAGGGTAGAAGAGTACAACCTTGATTTTTATGATGGCATGATCCTGATATTTGATGAAACGGGTACCGTGTCGAAAGAACAATACATCCGCAACGGTGCGCTGGAAGGACTTATGCATGACTTCTACCTGGGCGGCAACCTTAAGAGCGAAGAAAATTATGTGAAAGGGTTGCTCGACGGCTGGCGGCGTGTTTATACACCGGAAGGGGCGTTGCAGGAAGAAGGCATGTGGCGTGCAGGCCGCCGCGACAGTATCAACCGTTGGTATTATGCGGAAGGAAATCCTTATGTGGAATACACCTATGATAACGGAGTGATCAGCGGTGTTTCCAGGCAGTTTTATGAAAACGGAAAAATAAAGTCGCAGGGCGAATACAGCAACAACATTGAAAACGGACCCTGGAAAGATTTTTATGAGTCAGGAACAGTAAGCGCAGAAGGCATGTACAAGGCTGGAAAGAAAACCGGTACCTGGAAAATGTATGATGAAGCGGGGAAACTGCTGAAGACACAAACATGGGATAATGGAGTGATGTTGAAGGAAGCGCCTGCAAAAAAATAG
- a CDS encoding toxin-antitoxin system YwqK family antitoxin yields MKSLICFLLPAIFLVSCKHELQQVNTYYDLENKELRESFTVRPDSPAIREGVYMLYGKDGKPVEKRNYRHNQIQDTLIKYYPSGKVSEKTLFVNGQQNGERRVYFESGALMIVEHYAEDQFEGPYASFYENGQQKEEGMYVNNVMDGKWKYYYDTGELKEVVTFANNEENGEYQSFYKSGKVKAAGAYSHGIKSGSWKSYDEEGKMISEENFDSM; encoded by the coding sequence ATGAAAAGCCTGATATGTTTTTTGTTGCCTGCCATTTTCCTGGTTTCCTGCAAGCATGAATTGCAGCAAGTGAATACCTACTATGACCTTGAGAATAAGGAACTGCGTGAAAGTTTTACGGTTAGGCCGGACAGTCCCGCCATTCGCGAAGGAGTGTACATGTTGTATGGCAAAGACGGGAAGCCGGTGGAGAAACGTAACTACCGCCACAATCAGATACAGGATACATTGATTAAATACTATCCTTCGGGAAAGGTGAGTGAGAAAACTTTGTTCGTGAATGGACAGCAAAACGGTGAGCGGCGCGTTTACTTTGAAAGCGGTGCTTTGATGATTGTTGAGCATTATGCTGAAGATCAATTCGAAGGGCCGTATGCATCTTTTTATGAAAACGGTCAGCAAAAGGAAGAAGGTATGTATGTGAACAATGTGATGGACGGAAAATGGAAATATTACTATGACACCGGCGAGTTGAAGGAGGTGGTGACATTTGCGAATAATGAAGAAAACGGTGAATACCAGTCATTTTATAAATCGGGAAAGGTGAAAGCTGCCGGTGCCTATTCCCATGGCATTAAATCCGGCAGCTGGAAATCTTATGATGAAGAAGGCAAGATGATCAGCGAAGAAAACTTTGATAGTATGTGA
- a CDS encoding ester cyclase, with product MTDHQDSIKQWFHQYIDDVWNKGDFSHADKYWGKDFRNAFAPPFAPGPESMKNQVAYFLNAFSSFHFEIKDIMIDGDKISVWAEITGRHTGELFGIKPTNKSVKFRESAWYSMKDGKLDEVYPFVDWNSLFEQLGAYPKPDTHSGN from the coding sequence ATGACAGACCATCAAGACAGTATTAAGCAATGGTTTCATCAATACATTGATGATGTTTGGAACAAGGGCGACTTTTCTCATGCCGACAAGTATTGGGGCAAGGATTTCAGAAACGCCTTCGCACCACCGTTTGCACCCGGGCCCGAATCCATGAAAAACCAGGTAGCATACTTTCTCAACGCATTCAGTTCCTTCCATTTCGAAATCAAAGACATCATGATTGACGGCGATAAAATTTCAGTATGGGCGGAAATCACCGGCAGGCATACCGGCGAGTTGTTTGGTATTAAGCCAACAAACAAATCAGTGAAATTCAGAGAATCCGCCTGGTACAGCATGAAGGACGGTAAACTTGATGAAGTATATCCTTTTGTTGACTGGAATAGCTTGTTTGAACAACTGGGAGCATACCCGAAGCCTGACACGCACAGCGGTAACTGA
- a CDS encoding sigma-54 dependent transcriptional regulator, with translation MPTILIIDDEKSIRRTLREILEYEGYKVEEAVDGLEGLNMLKEKTFDAILLDIKMPKMDGLEVLDKIMQTNADTPVIMVSGHGTIDTAVEAVRKGAYDFVAKPMDLNRLLISLRNALEKVSLVTETKVLKRRVSKTREILGQSPAVEKIKEKIDKVAPTDARVLITGDNGTGKELVARWIHEKSNRATGPLVEVNCAAIPSELIESELFGHEKGAFTSAIKQRIGKFESATGGTLFLDEIGDMSLSAQAKVLRALQENKITRVGGDKEITVDVRVVAATNKDLSREIDKGNFRMDLYHRLSVIIIHVPSLNDRKEDIPILAEKFVTEICEDYGIPRKIITPKAILELQNINWTGNIRELHNVMERLVILSENKITEQEVLAFAVANVTRDPMESLFNRFDKFMDFRDYMEKQYIEYRLRMNAWNVSKTADEIDLQRSHLYSKMDKFGLKREETQNS, from the coding sequence ATGCCAACCATTCTGATTATTGACGACGAAAAAAGCATCCGCCGCACCTTGCGGGAAATCCTGGAGTATGAAGGATACAAGGTGGAAGAAGCTGTTGACGGGCTTGAAGGGTTAAACATGCTGAAGGAAAAGACATTCGACGCCATCCTGCTCGATATCAAGATGCCGAAGATGGATGGCCTTGAAGTGCTGGATAAAATCATGCAGACCAATGCCGACACGCCGGTGATCATGGTTTCCGGCCACGGTACCATTGATACTGCCGTTGAAGCAGTAAGGAAAGGTGCATATGATTTTGTCGCCAAGCCGATGGATCTCAACCGGCTCCTGATTTCATTGCGCAATGCACTCGAGAAAGTATCACTGGTTACGGAAACGAAAGTTTTAAAGCGCCGTGTTTCAAAAACCAGGGAGATATTAGGGCAGTCGCCTGCTGTAGAGAAGATCAAAGAAAAGATTGATAAAGTGGCTCCTACCGATGCGCGTGTGCTGATTACCGGCGACAACGGTACGGGAAAGGAACTCGTGGCAAGATGGATTCATGAAAAGAGCAACCGGGCAACCGGGCCACTCGTGGAAGTCAATTGCGCTGCCATACCTTCCGAACTCATCGAGAGTGAATTATTCGGACATGAAAAAGGTGCCTTTACCTCTGCCATCAAACAGAGGATCGGTAAGTTTGAATCTGCCACCGGCGGCACCTTGTTTTTAGATGAGATCGGCGATATGAGCCTGAGTGCACAGGCTAAAGTGCTGCGTGCTTTGCAGGAAAACAAGATTACGCGTGTTGGCGGCGACAAAGAGATTACGGTGGATGTTCGGGTTGTTGCTGCTACCAACAAGGATCTCAGTCGTGAAATTGATAAGGGCAATTTCCGCATGGATCTGTATCATCGCCTCAGCGTGATCATCATTCATGTGCCATCACTGAACGATCGCAAGGAAGACATACCCATCCTGGCGGAAAAATTTGTGACGGAGATCTGTGAAGATTATGGCATACCGCGCAAGATTATCACACCCAAGGCAATACTGGAGTTGCAGAATATCAACTGGACCGGCAACATCAGGGAATTGCACAATGTGATGGAAAGGTTGGTCATCCTGAGTGAAAATAAAATCACTGAGCAGGAAGTGCTTGCCTTTGCAGTTGCTAACGTGACAAGGGATCCGATGGAGTCGCTGTTTAACCGCTTCGACAAGTTCATGGACTTCCGCGACTACATGGAGAAACAATATATTGAATACCGTTTGCGGATGAATGCATGGAATGTTTCGAAAACAGCCGATGAAATTGATTTGCAGCGCAGCCATCTGTACAGCAAGATGGATAAGTTCGGCCTCAAGCGCGAAGAGACGCAGAACTCCTGA
- a CDS encoding SDR family oxidoreductase produces the protein MNKDSLQHKVVVITGASSGIGKACAFAFATAGAKVMLAARNEEKLRSVATELTQHGHTAVYCVTDVSVENDCRKLMEQTVREFGTIHILINNAGISMRAVFRDVELKVIRQLMDINFWGTVYCTKYAISEILKNKGSIAGVSSIAGYKGLPGRTGYSASKFAMKGFLDALRVENIKTGIHIMVVCPGYTSSNIRNTALNQIGQQQGDSPLDENNLMSAEAVAAHIVNGIILRRRTVILTLQGKLTVLLNKFFPSMMDRMVYNVVSKEKDSPFT, from the coding sequence TTGAATAAAGACAGTCTTCAGCATAAAGTAGTGGTGATTACCGGCGCTTCTTCCGGCATCGGAAAGGCCTGCGCATTTGCCTTCGCCACTGCCGGCGCAAAGGTGATGCTCGCTGCACGCAATGAAGAGAAGCTGCGCAGTGTTGCAACGGAACTAACACAACATGGCCATACTGCCGTTTATTGTGTTACCGATGTGAGTGTTGAAAATGATTGCCGTAAGCTGATGGAACAGACCGTGCGGGAATTCGGCACCATTCATATCCTCATCAACAATGCCGGTATTTCCATGCGCGCGGTTTTTCGCGATGTTGAACTGAAGGTGATCCGTCAGCTGATGGATATCAATTTCTGGGGAACGGTGTACTGCACCAAATATGCGATCAGTGAAATTCTGAAGAACAAAGGCAGCATTGCCGGCGTATCTTCCATTGCCGGATATAAAGGCTTGCCCGGCCGCACCGGTTATTCAGCTTCCAAATTCGCGATGAAAGGATTTCTTGATGCCTTACGGGTGGAGAACATAAAAACAGGCATACATATCATGGTCGTTTGTCCGGGTTACACTTCCTCCAATATCAGGAACACGGCACTCAATCAAATTGGTCAGCAACAGGGCGACAGTCCATTGGATGAAAACAACCTGATGAGCGCGGAAGCAGTGGCTGCACACATCGTGAACGGCATCATTCTCCGCAGGAGAACGGTAATACTGACATTGCAGGGCAAACTCACAGTACTGCTGAATAAGTTTTTTCCCTCGATGATGGACAGGATGGTGTATAATGTGGTGTCGAAAGAAAAAGACTCACCGTTCACCTAG
- a CDS encoding dihydroorotase: protein MKKILIKNAQIVNEGKTLSGDLLMKNGRIERIDPVIQGTGAETEIDAEGSYLLPGIIDDQVHFREPGLTHKANIYSESKAGIAGGVTSFMEMPNTIPPADTHAILEQKYRTAQVTSLANFSFYLGTSNTNLEEIKKTDPARICGIKIFMGSSTGKLVVDDSTALENIFRHAPTLIATHCETDPLIKEQENNYREKYGDAIPVSFHPVIRNEEQCLASSQLAISLAKKHDARLHILHISTAEETALFQNTVPLKEKKITAEVCVHHLWFDSNDYERLGPMIKCNPAIKAARHKAALLQALLDDRLDVIATDHAPHLWEEKFTLTADGKINYFKSPSGLPLLQHSFYIMLEFHRQGKISIEKIAEKMSHAPATLFGIKQRGFLREGYAADLFLVDPKKPFTVNKNNILYQCGWSPLEGQAFPGTITHTFVNGRLVYANGIFDESVNGMRLEFER from the coding sequence ATGAAAAAGATCCTGATAAAAAACGCGCAGATCGTAAATGAAGGAAAAACGCTATCCGGCGATCTGCTGATGAAAAACGGGCGGATTGAACGGATTGACCCTGTCATTCAGGGTACCGGCGCCGAAACGGAAATTGATGCAGAGGGATCATACCTTCTTCCCGGTATCATCGACGATCAGGTACATTTCCGGGAACCCGGACTCACGCATAAAGCCAACATCTATTCCGAATCAAAGGCGGGCATTGCCGGTGGTGTTACCTCCTTCATGGAGATGCCGAATACTATTCCTCCGGCCGACACGCATGCAATTCTTGAACAGAAATACAGAACTGCGCAGGTAACCTCGCTGGCCAACTTTTCATTTTACTTAGGCACTTCCAACACCAACCTCGAGGAAATCAAGAAAACGGATCCTGCCCGAATCTGCGGCATTAAGATTTTCATGGGCTCTTCCACCGGTAAGTTGGTGGTAGATGACAGCACCGCGCTTGAAAACATCTTCCGGCATGCTCCCACCCTGATCGCCACACACTGCGAAACCGATCCGCTCATCAAAGAGCAAGAGAACAACTACCGTGAAAAATACGGCGATGCGATTCCTGTTTCATTCCATCCCGTCATTCGCAACGAGGAGCAATGCCTCGCATCATCGCAGCTTGCCATTTCACTGGCGAAAAAACATGATGCCCGGTTGCACATTCTCCATATCTCCACGGCGGAAGAAACGGCACTTTTTCAAAATACCGTGCCGCTGAAGGAGAAAAAGATAACGGCCGAAGTATGCGTTCATCACCTCTGGTTTGACAGCAATGACTATGAGCGATTGGGCCCGATGATAAAATGCAATCCCGCCATAAAAGCAGCACGCCACAAAGCGGCGTTGCTGCAAGCCCTGCTCGACGACAGGCTGGATGTGATTGCCACCGATCATGCACCGCATCTGTGGGAAGAAAAATTTACGCTGACGGCCGATGGAAAAATCAATTATTTCAAATCGCCTTCTGGACTTCCCTTGCTGCAGCATTCGTTTTACATAATGCTGGAATTTCACCGGCAGGGCAAAATTTCCATAGAGAAAATCGCGGAGAAAATGAGTCATGCACCTGCAACACTCTTCGGCATAAAACAGCGCGGTTTCCTGCGCGAGGGCTATGCCGCTGATCTTTTCCTGGTGGATCCGAAAAAGCCGTTCACGGTTAACAAAAACAACATCCTGTATCAATGCGGATGGTCGCCGCTGGAAGGACAGGCGTTTCCCGGCACCATCACCCATACATTCGTGAACGGCAGGCTTGTGTATGCCAACGGCATTTTCGATGAAAGCGTGAATGGCATGCGGCTGGAGTTTGAACGCTAA
- a CDS encoding HXXEE domain-containing protein has protein sequence MKTVRRHWYNIGGIAGLISIGTLIYAWNDMVVLQRLLFMNFIALLIHQYEEYGFPGGEPAIMNMVIQPSDTPDRYPLNQNSAMIINVLAAYFFYLIPVFFPDMIWLGIAPTLFGFGQFIIHGIVTPKKLGQFYNPGLGAVILLHFPIGGLIIYQIISNHLSTSVDWIVGVVYMFAFTFITLMKMTYTWLSDKNSPYIFPAEEMRRFNVEEKIMKLKNRKAN, from the coding sequence ATGAAAACAGTTAGAAGACACTGGTACAACATAGGAGGTATTGCAGGTTTAATATCAATTGGTACATTAATATATGCTTGGAATGACATGGTCGTTTTGCAACGACTACTGTTTATGAACTTCATTGCATTGCTAATTCATCAATATGAAGAGTATGGATTTCCGGGTGGTGAACCTGCAATTATGAATATGGTTATTCAACCGAGTGACACACCAGACCGTTATCCCCTAAATCAAAACTCCGCAATGATTATAAATGTTTTGGCTGCTTACTTTTTTTATTTAATACCTGTATTCTTTCCCGACATGATATGGCTAGGAATAGCTCCGACACTCTTTGGCTTTGGACAATTTATAATTCACGGCATCGTGACGCCAAAAAAACTTGGACAATTTTACAATCCTGGGCTTGGAGCAGTTATTCTATTACATTTTCCAATAGGGGGATTAATAATCTACCAAATAATTTCAAACCATCTCTCAACATCGGTTGACTGGATAGTGGGAGTTGTTTATATGTTTGCGTTTACGTTTATCACGCTAATGAAAATGACATACACATGGTTATCTGATAAAAATTCACCGTACATATTTCCAGCAGAAGAAATGAGACGCTTTAATGTTGAGGAAAAAATTATGAAACTTAAAAACAGAAAAGCAAATTAA
- a CDS encoding amidohydrolase, protein MRLFTLLAIVIFTLLHSVACCQKTDAMIDQQAAAILPKVVEWRRYLHEHPELSNREYETSKFVADYLRSLGLEVQTGIAKTGVVALLKGGRPGPVVALRADMDALPVEERTNVPFASKVKGEYMGSEVPVMHACGHDSHMAILLGTAQVLASMKKDVPGTVKFIFQPAEEGAPGNEEGGAALMIKEGVMKDPKVDAIFGLHINSQTPTGIIKYKSGAEMAAADILIIKVKGKGSHGSQPWSGIDPVMVSAQIIEGLQTIVSRQSNLTTAPVVITIGKINGGVRNNIISEEVIMEGTIRTLDSAMQVDVHDKIRRTVTNIAEASGATAEVTIITKTRVTYNNLRLTEMMAPSLEKAAGKENVQLADWTTGAEDFSYYGSQAPAFFFFLGGMPAGQDPSTAAPHHTPDFFIDDSRLDVGVKAFCHLVFDYAALSKQ, encoded by the coding sequence ATGCGACTGTTCACCCTCCTTGCCATAGTGATTTTCACCCTGCTGCATTCAGTTGCTTGCTGTCAGAAAACAGATGCGATGATCGATCAGCAGGCTGCGGCCATACTGCCTAAAGTGGTTGAATGGCGCCGTTACCTGCACGAACATCCGGAGTTGTCGAACCGCGAATATGAGACGTCGAAGTTTGTAGCGGATTATCTTCGGTCACTTGGCCTCGAAGTGCAAACCGGCATTGCCAAAACAGGCGTGGTAGCGCTGCTAAAAGGCGGACGCCCCGGGCCGGTGGTGGCACTGCGCGCCGATATGGATGCACTGCCGGTGGAAGAACGAACCAATGTGCCGTTTGCTTCTAAAGTAAAGGGCGAATACATGGGCAGTGAAGTGCCGGTGATGCATGCCTGCGGACACGACTCACACATGGCTATCCTGCTGGGCACGGCACAGGTGCTTGCCTCCATGAAAAAAGACGTGCCCGGCACTGTCAAATTCATTTTTCAGCCGGCTGAAGAAGGTGCTCCCGGCAATGAAGAAGGCGGTGCGGCACTGATGATTAAAGAAGGGGTAATGAAAGATCCGAAGGTGGATGCCATCTTCGGGCTGCACATCAATTCGCAGACACCAACCGGCATCATCAAATACAAAAGCGGCGCGGAGATGGCAGCTGCAGACATACTCATCATAAAAGTAAAAGGGAAAGGATCACATGGTTCACAACCCTGGAGCGGAATTGATCCGGTGATGGTATCCGCACAGATTATTGAAGGGTTGCAAACCATAGTGAGCAGGCAGTCAAACCTCACCACAGCGCCGGTGGTGATCACGATCGGAAAAATCAATGGCGGGGTGCGCAATAATATTATTTCGGAAGAGGTGATCATGGAAGGCACCATCAGAACCCTCGACAGCGCCATGCAGGTAGATGTGCATGATAAAATCAGGCGCACCGTCACCAACATTGCCGAAGCTTCCGGTGCCACCGCTGAGGTAACCATCATCACCAAAACAAGAGTTACCTATAATAATCTGAGGCTTACGGAAATGATGGCACCAAGCCTGGAGAAAGCGGCAGGCAAAGAAAATGTTCAACTTGCTGACTGGACTACCGGTGCTGAAGATTTCAGCTATTACGGCTCGCAAGCGCCGGCCTTCTTTTTTTTCCTCGGCGGCATGCCTGCAGGACAAGACCCTTCAACGGCTGCACCGCACCACACGCCTGACTTCTTTATTGATGACAGCCGGCTCGATGTGGGCGTGAAGGCATTCTGCCATCTGGTATTCGACTATGCTGCATTGTCTAAGCAATAG
- a CDS encoding T9SS type A sorting domain-containing protein, whose translation MKYYLIGLWLLMASFRAVAQITITQADMPHAGASYFNTTAVIDFTIDPSQTGANTTWDFHQLTPLSSATDTFYGLSELSFLYQILYAGANLVDKTPYSISVDQIALDDVYLIYENNSNALKQYGFAGTIDGIPVPVLYGDKDVIYKFPLQFNGVDSSSSGFSIGLTGLGYVSQQRKRVNTVDGWGTVQTPIGNFNALRVASVITDVDSVYLDTLGFGTNVTLKSYEYKWLTQAGGIPVLQINAQDVLGVPVITQITYQDTALQTGVPVIAAALHQSFSVYPNPAGDVVQICSNNSFRHPATITVTDISGAVVQRFDMNQPAAVIQVSGWKNGIYFLEVQYEDTVQHLTCVVQH comes from the coding sequence ATGAAATATTACCTCATTGGCTTATGGCTGCTCATGGCATCGTTTCGCGCTGTTGCGCAGATCACGATTACACAGGCTGATATGCCGCATGCCGGCGCGTCCTATTTCAACACCACTGCCGTGATTGATTTTACAATTGATCCTTCGCAAACCGGCGCCAACACAACATGGGATTTTCACCAACTCACCCCTTTGTCTTCAGCGACAGATACTTTCTATGGCCTTTCTGAGCTGTCGTTCCTTTACCAGATTTTATATGCCGGTGCCAACCTCGTAGACAAAACACCTTACAGCATTTCAGTTGATCAGATCGCACTGGACGACGTGTATCTGATCTATGAGAATAATTCCAATGCATTGAAACAATATGGGTTTGCCGGCACTATTGATGGTATTCCTGTTCCGGTGCTCTACGGTGATAAAGATGTGATCTATAAATTTCCCCTGCAGTTCAACGGCGTGGACTCATCCTCGTCAGGATTTTCCATTGGATTGACAGGCCTGGGATATGTTTCGCAACAACGGAAAAGAGTGAACACCGTTGATGGATGGGGCACGGTGCAAACGCCCATCGGCAATTTCAACGCGCTGCGTGTTGCATCTGTCATCACAGATGTGGACAGCGTTTATCTCGACACACTGGGTTTTGGCACCAATGTTACGCTGAAGTCGTATGAATATAAATGGCTTACACAGGCCGGCGGCATTCCTGTTTTGCAGATCAATGCGCAGGATGTGCTGGGTGTGCCTGTCATCACACAAATAACTTATCAGGACACGGCATTGCAGACCGGTGTGCCGGTAATAGCTGCTGCATTGCATCAGTCGTTTTCAGTGTATCCAAATCCCGCAGGTGATGTGGTGCAGATTTGCAGTAACAATTCTTTCCGGCATCCGGCAACAATTACGGTAACAGATATTTCCGGTGCCGTGGTGCAAAGGTTTGATATGAATCAGCCGGCAGCAGTGATCCAGGTGTCTGGCTGGAAAAACGGAATATACTTTCTGGAAGTGCAATATGAAGATACCGTGCAGCATCTTACCTGCGTGGTGCAGCATTAA
- a CDS encoding S41 family peptidase: MIRFYLFIAATLLFSIAGKPQSIQSSKTLTSTELIKDFEVLKGVLLNYHPGLYRFQDSLAVGKLFNNLEQQLKSDLSLAEAYLLFSRFTASLKCGHTYCNFYNQSSLTKDSLFNKKDKVPFTFFLFDKKMFVEKNVSDNDELNQGTEVLEINNVPVDIIIDTLIQYVKGDGNNNLKRLNDLSLSGLGKFEVFDIFYPLLFPLVSNSYSLKVKQPGQNDIFSIKVNPVSRTERFSLIESKYGRQPSNSDDLWSFKIINNETGYLKIGTFVTNKLTIDWKKFLNNAFDELVEKNIPNLIIDIRGNEGGDDEVNLVLGKKLAKKQIEFPAFQELLRYETVSDEFRPYLSTWDKSFYNRSGRLIKLENGFYTWKKDREKSGIKQNSKAFQGNTFLLVDAANSSATFFLTAGLQENKIATVVGSETGGNLKGTNGGQLFFLWLPNSKIEIDIPLIGYYPFAEQPDKGISPDIEIPLTVSDILSNKDSVLEMTLELINKK, encoded by the coding sequence ATGATAAGATTTTATCTATTCATTGCTGCCACATTGCTATTTTCTATAGCTGGAAAGCCGCAATCTATTCAAAGTTCAAAAACATTGACATCCACAGAACTTATTAAAGATTTTGAAGTTTTGAAAGGTGTTTTGCTAAATTATCACCCTGGGCTTTACAGGTTTCAGGACAGTTTAGCTGTAGGAAAGCTTTTTAATAATCTTGAACAACAATTAAAAAGTGATTTATCTCTTGCCGAGGCCTATTTATTGTTTTCCCGGTTTACTGCAAGCCTAAAATGCGGACATACTTACTGCAACTTTTATAATCAAAGTAGTTTAACAAAAGACAGTCTTTTTAACAAAAAAGATAAAGTCCCATTTACATTTTTCTTGTTTGATAAAAAGATGTTCGTTGAAAAAAATGTTTCAGACAACGATGAACTAAACCAAGGAACTGAAGTTTTAGAAATCAATAATGTCCCGGTTGATATTATTATCGATACCTTAATACAATATGTAAAGGGAGATGGAAACAATAATTTAAAAAGGCTAAATGACCTGAGCCTTTCCGGGCTGGGTAAATTTGAAGTATTTGATATCTTTTATCCTTTATTATTTCCACTAGTCAGTAATTCCTATTCCCTTAAAGTTAAACAACCCGGCCAAAACGACATATTTTCAATTAAGGTTAATCCGGTTAGTCGTACTGAACGATTTAGCTTGATTGAAAGTAAATATGGTAGACAGCCTTCAAACTCAGATGATTTATGGAGTTTCAAAATAATAAATAATGAAACAGGCTATTTAAAGATCGGGACATTTGTAACTAATAAATTAACCATTGACTGGAAGAAATTTTTAAATAATGCTTTTGATGAACTAGTTGAAAAAAATATTCCAAATCTAATCATTGATATACGTGGAAATGAAGGTGGTGATGATGAAGTAAATCTTGTACTTGGAAAAAAGCTTGCTAAAAAGCAAATTGAGTTTCCGGCTTTTCAGGAATTGCTTCGATATGAAACTGTATCTGACGAATTCCGCCCCTACCTTAGTACATGGGATAAAAGTTTCTATAACAGAAGTGGACGATTGATTAAACTCGAAAATGGTTTTTACACCTGGAAAAAAGATAGAGAAAAATCAGGCATTAAGCAAAACAGCAAAGCATTTCAAGGAAATACCTTTTTACTTGTTGATGCAGCAAATAGTTCTGCAACATTCTTTCTTACGGCAGGTTTACAAGAGAACAAGATTGCAACTGTTGTAGGTTCTGAAACCGGCGGTAACCTGAAAGGAACAAATGGTGGACAACTTTTCTTTCTTTGGCTACCCAATTCAAAAATAGAAATTGACATTCCGTTGATAGGTTATTACCCTTTTGCAGAACAACCTGACAAGGGAATAAGTCCTGATATTGAAATTCCATTAACTGTTTCAGACATTCTATCTAATAAAGACTCTGTTTTAGAAATGACATTGGAATTAATAAATAAGAAGTAA